The following are encoded together in the Robertmurraya sp. FSL R5-0851 genome:
- the cbpB gene encoding cyclic-di-AMP-binding protein CbpB has product MISLHSGEFLEINIRDLMIPSERVAHVQVQNNLEHALLVLTKSGYTAIPVLDPHYKLHGLISTPIIMESILGLERIEFEKLEEKKVEEVMNKEVPRISIDASIKSSLETLIDHPFICIESADGIFEGILTRRTVLFHLNKHVKKLNK; this is encoded by the coding sequence ATGATAAGTCTTCACAGTGGGGAATTTTTAGAAATTAATATTAGAGATTTGATGATACCATCCGAACGCGTGGCACATGTGCAAGTTCAAAACAATTTAGAGCATGCTTTATTGGTGTTAACGAAAAGTGGATATACGGCTATACCTGTTCTGGATCCACATTATAAGCTTCATGGATTAATAAGTACGCCAATTATTATGGAGTCCATATTAGGTTTAGAGCGGATTGAGTTTGAGAAACTTGAGGAAAAGAAGGTTGAAGAGGTCATGAATAAAGAGGTTCCTCGGATATCAATTGATGCTAGTATCAAAAGCTCTCTTGAAACTCTTATCGATCACCCGTTTATTTGTATTGAAAGTGCAGATGGGATTTTTGAAGGAATTTTAACTCGTAGAACGGTGTTGTTTCACTTAAATAAGCATGTAAAAAAATTAAATAAATAA
- a CDS encoding LysR family transcriptional regulator produces the protein MSTLSEFQLLSVLATEMNMRKAAERLFVSQPALSQRLQTIEKEWGTKLFIRSQKGLTLTPAGELVIEFANEVLGKEEKVKEAIHGLDLEVYGTLKIAVASIVGQNWLPKVLKKYMNRYPHAKIALITGWSSEISKALYEDQAHIGIIRGTPEWKGVKMHLFEDSLYLVDKVITSPEQVLKTDRPFIQFKSDSNYFQEIQDWWYRNFQTSPKRTLVVDQIETCKQMALNGIGFAILPAITLNQMDKDIFKIPLLDEAGMPLKRDTWLMGYESSFKLKQVQAFVEIIKEFINES, from the coding sequence GTGTCTACACTATCAGAGTTTCAATTATTGTCCGTACTAGCAACTGAAATGAATATGAGAAAAGCCGCAGAGCGATTATTTGTTTCTCAGCCTGCTCTTTCCCAAAGATTACAAACGATAGAGAAAGAGTGGGGAACTAAGCTATTTATTCGTTCACAAAAGGGATTAACACTTACTCCAGCAGGAGAACTTGTTATTGAGTTTGCCAACGAAGTATTAGGGAAAGAAGAAAAAGTAAAAGAAGCGATTCACGGTCTTGATTTAGAGGTATATGGCACATTAAAGATCGCTGTAGCTTCCATAGTAGGTCAAAACTGGCTTCCCAAAGTACTAAAGAAGTACATGAACAGATATCCTCATGCAAAAATCGCTCTAATAACTGGCTGGAGCAGTGAGATTTCTAAGGCGCTTTATGAAGATCAAGCACATATTGGAATTATTCGCGGAACTCCTGAATGGAAGGGTGTAAAGATGCACTTGTTCGAAGATAGCCTTTATTTAGTCGACAAGGTGATCACTAGCCCGGAGCAGGTATTGAAAACAGATCGCCCTTTTATACAGTTTAAAAGCGATTCCAATTATTTTCAGGAAATCCAAGATTGGTGGTATCGGAATTTTCAAACCTCACCAAAGAGAACTTTAGTCGTGGATCAAATTGAAACATGTAAACAAATGGCCTTGAATGGGATTGGTTTTGCGATATTACCTGCTATTACTTTGAATCAAATGGATAAGGATATCTTTAAAATTCCGTTACTTGACGAAGCTGGAATGCCTTTAAAACGGGACACTTGGCTTATGGGATATGAATCATCCTTTAAGTTAAAACAGGTTCAAGCATTTGTGGAAATTATTAAAGAATTTATTAACGAAAGCTAA
- the dapD gene encoding 2,3,4,5-tetrahydropyridine-2,6-dicarboxylate N-acetyltransferase: MKMMDANEIISFIQNSKKATPVKVYIKGDLEGIDFGASAKAFITGNTGVVFGEWSEVSEALEANKGKIEDYVVENDRRNSAIPLLDMKNIKARIEPGAVIRDQVEIGDNAVIMMGASINIGAVVGEGTMIDMNVVLGGRATVGKNCHIGAGSVLAGVIEPPSASPVVIEDDVVIGANVVVLEGIRVGKGARVAAGAVVIEDVPAGAVVAGVPARVIKQADEKTLSKTEVIQALRQL, from the coding sequence ATGAAAATGATGGATGCAAACGAAATCATTTCGTTTATTCAAAATAGCAAAAAAGCGACACCAGTTAAGGTATACATAAAAGGTGATCTTGAAGGAATTGACTTTGGTGCAAGTGCAAAGGCCTTTATCACTGGAAATACAGGAGTTGTATTTGGTGAGTGGAGCGAAGTTAGTGAAGCGTTAGAAGCAAACAAAGGAAAAATTGAGGACTATGTTGTTGAAAATGACAGAAGAAACTCAGCCATTCCACTTTTAGATATGAAAAATATTAAAGCGCGTATTGAGCCAGGTGCTGTCATTCGTGATCAGGTTGAGATTGGTGACAATGCCGTTATCATGATGGGCGCATCTATTAACATTGGTGCAGTAGTTGGTGAAGGAACAATGATTGACATGAACGTTGTTTTAGGTGGACGAGCTACTGTAGGTAAAAACTGTCACATCGGTGCTGGATCTGTGTTAGCAGGCGTTATTGAACCACCTTCTGCTAGCCCTGTAGTAATTGAAGATGATGTTGTTATTGGCGCAAACGTTGTTGTACTTGAAGGAATTCGTGTGGGTAAAGGTGCTCGTGTAGCTGCTGGTGCAGTTGTTATCGAGGACGTTCCCGCTGGTGCAGTAGTTGCCGGTGTTCCTGCTCGTGTCATTAAACAAGCAGACGAGAAGACATTATCAAAAACGGAAGTAATCCAAGCATTACGTCAACTATAA
- a CDS encoding N-acetyldiaminopimelate deacetylase, with protein MSNPFVQIRRDLHQIPELGFQEFKTQKYLLSYIESLPKERLEVRKWETGLFVKVHGLNPRKIIGYRADIDGLPIKEETELPFHSTHAEQMHACGHDFHMSIGLGVLTHIVHHPIQDDMLFIFQPAEEGPGGAEPMLKSREMEEWKPDMIIALHIAPEYPVGTIATREGLLFANTSELFIDLVGKGGHAAYPHQTNDMVIAACSLVSQLQTVISRNIDPLDSAVITIGKITGGTVQNVIAEKARLEGTIRTLSVDSMKKVKNRIESIVQGIATGYECEVKIDYGSMYHQVYNDHSLTREFMNYVEEQSLVRVIECKEAMTGEDFGYMLEKIPGFMFWLGVESEFGLHHSKLNPNEDAIEKAIMLLTAYLNYKGN; from the coding sequence ATGAGTAATCCGTTTGTTCAAATTCGGAGAGACTTGCATCAAATCCCAGAGCTTGGCTTTCAGGAGTTTAAAACGCAGAAATATTTATTATCATATATTGAATCGTTACCAAAAGAACGATTAGAAGTAAGAAAATGGGAAACGGGTTTGTTCGTAAAGGTACATGGGTTAAATCCAAGAAAAATAATAGGTTATCGTGCTGACATTGACGGGTTACCAATAAAAGAAGAAACTGAGCTTCCTTTTCACTCTACTCACGCGGAACAAATGCATGCCTGTGGCCATGACTTTCATATGAGTATTGGATTAGGAGTATTAACTCACATCGTCCACCACCCCATACAGGATGACATGCTGTTTATATTTCAACCTGCTGAAGAAGGCCCCGGCGGAGCAGAACCTATGCTGAAGTCTAGGGAAATGGAAGAGTGGAAGCCTGATATGATTATTGCCCTTCATATTGCGCCTGAGTATCCTGTTGGTACAATTGCGACAAGAGAAGGTCTATTATTTGCTAATACATCTGAACTCTTTATTGACTTAGTCGGTAAAGGTGGACATGCCGCCTATCCTCACCAAACGAATGATATGGTCATAGCTGCTTGCAGCCTTGTAAGTCAACTACAAACGGTTATCAGTAGAAATATTGACCCATTGGATAGCGCCGTTATAACAATTGGGAAAATTACTGGAGGCACCGTTCAAAATGTTATTGCTGAGAAGGCTAGACTAGAAGGCACGATACGGACCCTCTCGGTTGATTCGATGAAAAAAGTAAAGAATAGAATCGAGTCTATCGTACAAGGGATAGCTACTGGATACGAATGCGAGGTAAAGATCGATTACGGTAGTATGTATCATCAAGTATACAATGACCACTCGTTAACAAGAGAATTTATGAATTATGTTGAGGAACAATCCTTAGTTCGCGTGATTGAATGTAAGGAAGCGATGACAGGAGAAGATTTCGGATACATGTTAGAAAAGATACCTGGCTTCATGTTTTGGCTAGGAGTTGAGTCTGAGTTTGGACTTCATCATTCAAAATTAAATCCTAATGAAGATGCAATTGAGAAAGCGATTATGCTTCTAACCGCTTACTTAAATTATAAAGGAAATTAA
- a CDS encoding peroxiredoxin, with the protein MAERMVGKQAPRFAMDAVLPNKEFGKVSLEENMKNDKWTVLFFYPMDFTFVCPTEITALSDRYDEFEDLDAEVIGVSTDTIHTHLAWINTDRKENGLGDLKYPLAADTNHVVSREYGVLIEEEGIALRGLFIISPEGEMMYSVVNHNNIGRDVDETLRVLQALQTGGLCPANWKPGQKTL; encoded by the coding sequence ATGGCAGAACGTATGGTAGGAAAACAAGCTCCACGCTTTGCGATGGATGCTGTACTTCCAAATAAGGAATTCGGAAAAGTAAGTCTTGAAGAAAACATGAAAAACGATAAGTGGACTGTCCTTTTCTTTTATCCAATGGATTTCACTTTCGTATGTCCTACAGAAATCACTGCATTGTCTGATCGTTATGATGAGTTCGAAGATCTTGATGCAGAAGTAATTGGTGTATCTACTGACACCATTCACACTCACTTAGCATGGATCAATACAGACCGTAAAGAAAACGGACTTGGTGACCTTAAGTATCCTTTAGCTGCTGATACAAACCATGTTGTTTCACGCGAATATGGAGTTTTAATTGAAGAAGAAGGTATTGCATTACGTGGTCTATTCATCATCAGCCCAGAAGGTGAAATGATGTACTCAGTTGTTAACCATAACAATATCGGTCGTGACGTAGATGAAACATTACGTGTACTTCAAGCACTACAAACTGGTGGTCTTTGCCCAGCAAACTGGAAACCAGGTCAAAAAACTCTTTAA
- a CDS encoding redoxin domain-containing protein, which produces MKLRAPMPELTGATEWLNGEITKADLVGEKPTLIHFWSVSCYLCKEAMPQVNQFRDDYKDKLNVIAVHMPRSEEDLDLEAIKKTADEHGITQPIFVDSEHKLTEAFENQYVPAYYVFDKDGNLRHFQAGGSGMKMLEKRVNRVLDEMEKAE; this is translated from the coding sequence ATGAAACTTAGAGCGCCAATGCCAGAATTAACTGGTGCAACCGAATGGTTAAATGGTGAAATCACGAAAGCTGATTTAGTTGGGGAAAAACCTACACTAATTCACTTTTGGTCAGTAAGCTGCTACTTATGTAAAGAGGCAATGCCACAAGTAAATCAATTCCGTGATGATTATAAAGATAAATTAAATGTTATCGCTGTTCATATGCCAAGAAGCGAAGAAGATCTAGATCTTGAAGCAATCAAGAAAACGGCTGACGAACACGGTATTACACAACCAATTTTTGTTGACAGTGAACATAAATTAACCGAAGCATTTGAAAATCAGTATGTACCTGCATACTATGTGTTTGATAAAGATGGAAATCTTCGTCATTTCCAAGCTGGTGGAAGCGGAATGAAAATGTTAGAAAAACGCGTCAATCGTGTTTTAGATGAAATGGAAAAAGCAGAGTAG